From a single Dehalococcoidia bacterium genomic region:
- a CDS encoding CopG family transcriptional regulator yields MNTRTKRATIYLDPDLHKALRMKSIETSQSISEVVNDAIRLALSEDADDLSAFEERANDPLISFEDILKELKRSGKI; encoded by the coding sequence ATGAACACTCGAACCAAACGAGCCACGATCTATCTTGACCCGGACCTGCACAAGGCACTGCGGATGAAATCGATCGAGACCTCCCAGTCCATCTCAGAAGTGGTCAATGACGCTATCAGATTGGCGCTTTCCGAAGATGCGGATGACCTGTCTGCCTTTGAAGAGCGCGCCAATGATCCCCTCATTTCCTTCGAGGATATTTTGAAGGAACTCAAACGCAGTGGCAAAATATGA
- a CDS encoding type II toxin-antitoxin system RelE/ParE family toxin — translation MAKYEIVLRRSVLKDLEPIPGKDVKRILSAIESLAENPRPPQSCKLSSQEKYRLRCGVYRILYFVEDDRLIVCIVKVGHRKDVYR, via the coding sequence GTGGCAAAATATGAGATTGTGCTCCGGCGCAGCGTTCTGAAGGATTTGGAGCCGATTCCCGGCAAAGACGTAAAGCGGATTCTCTCGGCTATCGAATCTCTGGCAGAGAATCCGCGCCCCCCGCAATCCTGCAAGCTTTCTTCTCAAGAGAAATACCGCCTTCGTTGCGGTGTTTACCGCATCTTGTATTTCGTTGAGGACGACAGGCTAATCGTCTGCATTGTAAAGGTCGGACACCGCAAGGACGTGTACCGATAA